Proteins co-encoded in one Streptomyces sp. NBC_01283 genomic window:
- a CDS encoding aspartate aminotransferase family protein produces the protein MTPQPNPQVGAAVKAADRAHVFHSWSAQELIDPLAVAGAEGSYFWDYDGNRYLDFTSGLVFTNIGYQHPKVVAAIQQQAAEMTTFAPAFAVEARSEAARLIAERTPGDLDKIFFTNGGAEAVENATRMARLHTGRPKVLSAYRSYHGATSAAINLTGDPRRWPSDNGTAGVVHFWAPFLYRSAFYAENEQQECERALQHLEDTIAFEGPRTIAAIILESVPGTAGIMIPPPGYLAGVREICDRHGIVFILDEVMAGFGRTGKWFAADHFDGGIVPDLLTFAKGVNSGYVPLGGVAISSAIAETFARRPYPGGLTYSGHPLACAAAVATINVMEDEGVVENAARVGSEIIAPALADLAERHPSVGEVRGLGMFWALELVKDRETREPLVPYNATGEANAPMAAFGAAAKKKGLWPFINMNRTHVVPPCNITDTEAKEGLAALDAALTEADKHTA, from the coding sequence ATGACCCCTCAGCCGAATCCCCAGGTCGGCGCCGCCGTCAAGGCCGCGGACCGCGCGCACGTGTTCCACTCCTGGTCCGCACAGGAGCTGATCGACCCCCTCGCCGTGGCAGGCGCGGAGGGCTCGTACTTCTGGGACTACGACGGAAACCGCTACCTCGACTTCACCAGCGGCCTCGTCTTCACCAACATCGGATACCAGCACCCGAAGGTCGTCGCCGCGATCCAGCAGCAGGCGGCGGAGATGACGACCTTCGCGCCCGCCTTCGCCGTGGAAGCCCGCTCCGAGGCCGCACGCCTCATCGCCGAGCGGACCCCCGGCGACCTGGACAAGATCTTCTTCACCAACGGCGGCGCGGAGGCCGTGGAGAACGCGACCCGCATGGCGCGCCTCCACACCGGCCGCCCCAAGGTCCTCTCCGCCTACCGCTCGTACCACGGCGCCACCTCCGCGGCGATCAACCTCACCGGCGACCCCCGCCGCTGGCCCTCCGACAACGGCACGGCGGGCGTCGTCCACTTCTGGGCGCCGTTCCTCTACCGCAGCGCCTTCTACGCCGAGAACGAGCAGCAGGAGTGCGAGCGCGCCCTCCAGCACCTGGAGGACACCATCGCCTTCGAGGGCCCGCGGACGATCGCGGCGATCATCCTCGAATCCGTCCCGGGCACGGCCGGCATCATGATCCCGCCGCCGGGCTACCTCGCCGGCGTACGCGAGATCTGCGACCGGCACGGCATCGTCTTCATCCTCGACGAGGTCATGGCGGGCTTCGGCCGTACGGGCAAGTGGTTCGCCGCCGATCACTTCGACGGCGGCATCGTGCCCGACCTCCTCACCTTCGCCAAGGGCGTGAACTCGGGATACGTCCCGCTCGGCGGGGTCGCGATCTCCTCCGCCATCGCGGAGACGTTCGCCCGCAGGCCCTACCCGGGCGGCCTCACGTACTCCGGACACCCGCTGGCCTGCGCCGCCGCCGTGGCGACGATCAACGTCATGGAGGACGAGGGAGTCGTCGAGAACGCGGCCCGCGTCGGCTCGGAGATCATCGCCCCCGCCCTCGCGGACCTCGCAGAGCGGCACCCGAGCGTCGGGGAGGTCCGTGGCCTCGGGATGTTCTGGGCCCTGGAACTGGTCAAGGACAGGGAGACCCGCGAGCCCCTCGTCCCGTACAACGCCACGGGCGAGGCGAACGCCCCGATGGCCGCCTTCGGCGCCGCCGCGAAGAAGAAGGGCCTGTGGCCCTTCATCAACATGAACCGCACGCACGTGGTCCCCCCGTGCAACATCACGGACACGGAGGCGAAGGAGGGCCTCGCGGCGCTGGACGCGGCGCTGACGGAGGCGGACAAGCACACGGCGTGA
- a CDS encoding VTC domain-containing protein, giving the protein MNPAVRAIGRAALAAHPISLDEVNARAELLARYDNSYLVPVEIFDDLAALLTDPRRPSGPFRALSIGGKRWFSYHSTYYDTPELLTYHHHRQGRRLRYRIRERVYQDSGERQFEIKLKSGRGETVKHRQRLEGDDRVLDAERQGFLAGVLSGSYGIEAPGGLTTALVTEYQRATFVADGQRITCDAGLVVRDLATGRSVAADSGLVLVETKTQGHLTEADRVLHRYGVRAADFTKYCGGFAALRPELGVNRWARAVRVAFPRAAAVPGGR; this is encoded by the coding sequence GTGAACCCCGCCGTACGCGCCATCGGCCGAGCCGCGCTCGCCGCGCACCCCATCTCGCTCGACGAGGTCAACGCCCGCGCGGAGTTGCTCGCCCGCTACGACAACAGCTATCTCGTGCCGGTCGAGATCTTCGACGACCTGGCCGCGCTGCTCACGGACCCGCGCCGCCCCTCGGGCCCCTTCCGGGCCCTGAGCATCGGCGGAAAGCGCTGGTTCAGCTATCACTCGACGTACTACGACACCCCTGAGCTGCTGACCTACCACCACCACCGGCAGGGCAGGCGGCTGCGCTACCGCATCCGCGAGCGGGTCTACCAGGACAGCGGTGAGCGGCAGTTCGAGATCAAGCTGAAGAGCGGGCGCGGCGAGACGGTCAAGCACCGCCAGCGCCTGGAGGGCGACGACCGCGTGCTCGACGCCGAGCGGCAGGGGTTCCTCGCGGGCGTCCTGAGCGGGTCGTACGGCATCGAGGCGCCGGGCGGGCTCACCACGGCGCTGGTCACTGAGTACCAGCGGGCGACGTTCGTGGCCGACGGCCAGCGCATCACGTGCGACGCGGGGCTCGTCGTGCGGGACCTGGCCACGGGCCGGTCGGTGGCGGCGGACTCCGGGCTCGTCCTGGTGGAGACCAAGACGCAGGGGCATCTGACGGAGGCGGACCGGGTCCTTCACCGGTACGGCGTGCGGGCCGCGGACTTCACGAAGTACTGCGGTGGGTTCGCCGCCCTGCGGCCCGAGTTGGGGGTCAATCGGTGGGCCCGGGCCGTCCGGGTCGCGTTTCCGCGGGCCGCTGCGGTGCCTGGGGGAAGGTGA
- a CDS encoding sensor histidine kinase encodes MRRSLLLLTAATTALVLTALLVPLTLLTRTHAADRTTAEATARAQWVAHALGPALATRDERETAEQTVESVNTQDLPTTSLVLADGTVIGAGPHHRSRAHVTDAIRLARTGRAFTYEPSTGGRQVLVPVQGAADGTAVVQVTLTERQLYAGTMTSWLVLAGIGVGLVLVGLLLADRLGSRLVGAARRLARTADRLAAGDLTARATPEGPPELRLVAGELNHLATRIDELLTAERENAADLAHRLRTPVAALRLDAETLRDSEEAHRIAADVAALERSVDDVIRKARRPFRDAPYADLAAVARERAAFWLPLAEDQGRTTEIAAITGTHPVPVPEDDLTAAIDALIGNVLDHTPQGTPFRVTVRTTPAGEAELSVTDEGPGLPPTYAAERGTSGGGSTGLGLDIARRTAQDAGGTFDMASDAASGTRVTLTFPQAPQRPAETRPGRPGPTD; translated from the coding sequence ATGCGCCGCAGTCTCCTCCTCCTCACCGCCGCCACCACCGCCCTCGTCCTGACCGCCCTGCTCGTCCCCCTCACCCTCCTCACCCGCACCCACGCCGCCGACCGCACCACCGCCGAGGCCACCGCCCGTGCCCAGTGGGTGGCCCACGCCCTCGGTCCCGCCCTCGCCACCCGGGACGAGCGCGAGACCGCCGAGCAGACCGTGGAGAGCGTCAACACCCAGGATCTGCCGACCACTTCGCTCGTCCTGGCCGACGGCACCGTCATCGGGGCCGGCCCGCATCACCGGTCCCGGGCGCACGTCACGGACGCCATCCGCCTGGCCCGCACCGGCCGCGCCTTCACCTACGAGCCGTCCACCGGCGGACGCCAGGTCCTCGTCCCCGTCCAGGGCGCGGCCGATGGCACCGCGGTCGTCCAGGTCACGCTCACCGAGCGGCAGTTGTACGCGGGCACCATGACCTCCTGGCTCGTGCTCGCCGGGATCGGGGTCGGCCTCGTCCTCGTCGGGCTGCTCCTCGCCGACCGGCTCGGCTCCCGTCTGGTCGGCGCGGCCCGCCGCCTGGCCCGCACCGCGGACCGCCTCGCCGCGGGCGACCTCACCGCGCGCGCCACTCCCGAGGGCCCGCCGGAGCTCCGCCTGGTCGCGGGCGAGCTGAACCACCTCGCCACCCGCATCGACGAGCTCCTCACCGCCGAGCGCGAGAACGCCGCCGACCTCGCCCACCGCCTCCGTACCCCCGTGGCCGCCCTCCGTCTGGATGCCGAGACCCTGCGTGACTCGGAGGAGGCGCACCGCATCGCCGCGGATGTCGCCGCCCTGGAACGCAGCGTCGACGACGTGATCCGCAAGGCGCGCCGCCCCTTCCGGGACGCCCCCTACGCGGACCTGGCCGCCGTGGCACGCGAACGCGCGGCGTTCTGGCTGCCGTTGGCGGAGGACCAGGGGCGCACGACGGAGATCGCGGCCATCACCGGCACGCACCCCGTGCCCGTCCCCGAGGACGATCTGACCGCCGCCATCGACGCCCTCATCGGCAACGTCCTGGACCACACCCCTCAGGGCACCCCGTTCCGTGTCACCGTCCGCACCACCCCGGCGGGCGAGGCCGAGCTCAGCGTCACCGACGAGGGCCCCGGCCTCCCGCCCACCTACGCGGCGGAACGCGGCACCAGCGGCGGCGGCTCCACCGGCCTGGGTCTCGACATCGCCCGGCGGACGGCACAGGACGCGGGCGGCACCTTCGACATGGCGTCGGACGCCGCCAGCGGCACCCGGGTGACCCTCACCTTCCCCCAGGCACCGCAGCGGCCCGCGGAAACGCGACCCGGACGGCCCGGGCCCACCGATTGA
- a CDS encoding response regulator transcription factor: protein MAHLLVVEDDPQLRGALVRALRDRGHAVATAPSGMAGLDTAVTNRPDLVVLDLGLPDVDGAQILRMLRAVSDVPVIVATARDEEREMVAILEDGADDYIVKPFGAAQLDARIKAVLRRLGAADAPEEPLRVGGLAIAPASREVTLDESPLDLTPREFDLLVYLAHRPGQVVSRRELLAEVWQQPLGGADKTVDVHLSWLRRKLGETAQAPRYLHTVRTVGVKLTPPEDLQDPQNPEGPEGPEGPEGPEGPEGPEDPEAPTESAAGPERAR from the coding sequence ATGGCCCATCTTCTCGTCGTGGAGGACGACCCCCAGCTGCGCGGTGCCCTGGTGCGGGCCCTGCGCGACAGAGGGCACGCCGTCGCCACCGCGCCCAGCGGCATGGCAGGACTGGACACCGCGGTCACCAACCGCCCCGACCTCGTCGTGCTCGACCTGGGGCTTCCGGACGTGGACGGCGCCCAGATCCTCCGGATGCTCCGCGCCGTGAGCGACGTACCCGTCATCGTCGCGACGGCGCGCGACGAGGAGCGGGAGATGGTGGCGATCCTGGAGGACGGGGCCGACGACTACATCGTCAAGCCGTTCGGCGCCGCCCAGCTCGACGCCCGCATCAAGGCGGTCCTGCGCAGGCTCGGCGCGGCCGACGCGCCGGAGGAGCCCCTGCGCGTCGGAGGCCTCGCCATCGCCCCGGCCTCCCGTGAAGTCACCCTGGACGAAAGCCCCCTGGACCTCACCCCGCGCGAGTTCGACCTGCTCGTCTACCTCGCCCACCGCCCCGGCCAGGTCGTCTCCCGCCGCGAACTCCTCGCCGAGGTGTGGCAACAGCCCCTGGGCGGCGCCGACAAGACGGTCGACGTGCATCTCTCCTGGCTCCGCAGGAAGCTCGGCGAGACGGCCCAGGCACCCCGCTACCTCCACACGGTCCGCACGGTGGGCGTGAAGCTGACGCCCCCCGAAGACCTCCAGGACCCCCAGAACCCCGAGGGACCCGAAGGCCCCGAAGGCCCCGAAGGCCCAGAAGGCCCAGAAGGCCCAGAAGACCCCGAAGCCCCCACGGAGTCCGCCGCCGGACCGGAACGGGCCCGCTGA
- a CDS encoding glycosyltransferase — MSVDLSVVVPAYNEERRLAPTLAAIRAYLEDGAEGGPGGSGDRTRWELIVVDDGSTDGTLDIAADAEAADPRVRLVHSPRNRGKGHALRLGVLASRGDRVLITDADLATPIEELECLDKALADGHAAAIGSRARPGATIESHQHRLRELLGRTGNFLIRTVAVPGVRDTQCGFKLFDGDRAREAFAASRLRGWGIDVEILQYFRRSGWPVAEVPVRWAHQEGSKVRPVDYAKVLAELTSLKARTLRPRDLLVAALFLAMAVTLYSGRWAAPGARYLPDSLQDQNQWEWFFAVTADNVRHLHNPLFTDLQNFPDGVNLMANTVMLGLSVPFAPVTWLFGPAAALNAAMTLGLAATALAWYWLIRRRLVRHRGAAAVGAALAAFAPPMVSHAHAHPNFMVLFMIPLIIDRALRLCEGTRVVRDGVVLGLFTTYQIFLGEEPLLLAAVGMLLFAAAYGLAHRDMARAALRPLARGLGVAVAVTVPLVAFPLHWQFFGPQSYTSVLHGDNAGNSPLALLSFAERSLAGNEKTAAALSANPTEQNAFYGWPLAALAFAIVVRLWEWTVVKALACTVLAAAFLSLGPKFRIPLTDIVLPGPWAPLSHLPLFESVIESRVAMVCAPALGMLVALALAGLFAAPHRMTAARCAGVAAVALALLPIVPAPLRAVERAQPPGFIAHGTWKKYLGDGETLVPVPLPDPAGAEALHWQTTAGLGFRLPGGYFNGPWGPDRVGIYGASPRNTSNLLRDVRAAGRAPRITEAWRRAAREDLAYWKAGVLVLAPQEHDAELRVTVEELLDRPGKWVDGVWIWDLHKGS; from the coding sequence ATGAGCGTGGATCTGTCCGTCGTCGTCCCCGCCTACAACGAGGAGCGGCGCCTGGCCCCCACCCTCGCCGCGATCCGGGCCTACCTGGAGGACGGGGCCGAGGGCGGGCCAGGGGGCAGCGGCGACCGCACCCGGTGGGAGCTGATCGTCGTGGACGACGGCTCCACCGACGGCACCCTCGACATCGCGGCCGACGCCGAGGCCGCCGACCCCCGCGTCCGCCTCGTCCACTCCCCCCGCAACCGCGGCAAGGGACACGCCCTGCGCCTGGGCGTCCTCGCCTCGCGCGGCGACCGCGTCCTGATCACCGACGCCGATCTGGCCACGCCCATCGAGGAGCTGGAGTGCCTCGACAAGGCGCTCGCCGACGGCCACGCGGCGGCGATAGGGTCCCGGGCCCGCCCCGGCGCCACGATCGAGAGCCACCAGCACCGCCTGCGTGAACTCCTCGGCCGTACCGGCAATTTCCTGATACGAACGGTCGCCGTCCCCGGAGTCCGCGACACCCAGTGCGGCTTCAAGCTCTTCGACGGCGACCGTGCCCGTGAAGCCTTCGCCGCGTCGCGCCTGCGCGGCTGGGGCATAGACGTCGAGATACTGCAGTACTTCCGCCGCTCCGGCTGGCCGGTCGCCGAGGTGCCGGTGCGCTGGGCGCACCAGGAGGGCTCGAAGGTCCGCCCGGTCGACTACGCGAAGGTCCTCGCCGAACTGACCTCGCTCAAGGCCCGCACCCTGCGCCCGAGGGACCTGCTCGTCGCGGCGCTCTTCCTGGCCATGGCCGTCACCCTCTACTCGGGCCGCTGGGCGGCACCGGGCGCGCGCTACCTCCCGGACTCCCTCCAGGACCAGAACCAGTGGGAGTGGTTCTTCGCGGTGACGGCGGACAACGTCCGCCACCTCCACAACCCCCTCTTCACGGACCTCCAGAACTTCCCCGACGGCGTGAACCTCATGGCCAACACGGTCATGCTCGGCCTCTCCGTCCCCTTCGCCCCGGTGACCTGGCTCTTCGGCCCGGCTGCCGCCCTCAACGCGGCGATGACGCTGGGCCTGGCCGCGACCGCCCTCGCCTGGTACTGGCTGATCCGCAGACGTCTCGTACGGCACCGGGGCGCGGCAGCCGTCGGCGCGGCACTGGCCGCCTTCGCGCCACCGATGGTCAGCCACGCCCACGCGCACCCGAACTTCATGGTCCTGTTCATGATCCCGCTGATCATCGACAGGGCGCTGCGGCTCTGCGAGGGCACCCGGGTCGTACGCGACGGAGTGGTCCTCGGGCTCTTCACGACGTACCAGATCTTCCTCGGCGAGGAGCCGCTGCTGCTCGCCGCGGTGGGCATGCTGCTGTTCGCGGCGGCGTACGGGCTGGCGCACAGGGACATGGCGAGGGCGGCGCTGCGCCCCCTCGCGCGCGGCCTCGGCGTGGCCGTGGCGGTCACGGTCCCGCTGGTCGCCTTCCCGCTCCACTGGCAGTTCTTCGGCCCGCAGAGCTACACGAGCGTGCTGCACGGCGACAACGCGGGCAACAGCCCCCTGGCGCTCCTCTCCTTCGCGGAACGCTCGCTGGCGGGCAACGAGAAGACGGCCGCGGCCCTCTCCGCCAACCCCACCGAACAGAACGCCTTCTACGGCTGGCCCCTGGCCGCGCTGGCCTTCGCGATCGTCGTACGTCTCTGGGAGTGGACGGTGGTGAAGGCGCTGGCCTGCACGGTCCTCGCGGCGGCTTTCCTCTCCCTGGGTCCGAAGTTCCGCATTCCGCTGACGGACATCGTGCTTCCCGGCCCCTGGGCACCTCTGTCCCACCTCCCCCTCTTCGAGTCGGTCATCGAGTCGCGGGTGGCGATGGTGTGCGCCCCGGCGCTCGGCATGCTGGTGGCACTGGCGCTGGCAGGCCTCTTCGCCGCGCCCCACCGGATGACGGCAGCGCGCTGCGCGGGCGTGGCGGCGGTCGCCCTCGCGCTGCTGCCGATCGTGCCGGCGCCGCTGCGGGCGGTGGAGCGGGCGCAGCCTCCCGGGTTCATCGCCCACGGGACCTGGAAGAAGTACCTGGGCGACGGCGAGACCCTCGTGCCCGTGCCTTTGCCGGACCCGGCAGGGGCGGAGGCGCTGCACTGGCAGACCACCGCCGGCCTGGGCTTCCGCCTGCCCGGCGGCTACTTCAACGGGCCGTGGGGACCGGACCGCGTGGGCATCTACGGCGCGTCGCCCCGCAACACCTCCAACCTCCTGCGGGACGTCCGCGCGGCGGGCCGTGCCCCGCGGATCACGGAGGCGTGGCGCAGGGCCGCGCGCGAGGACCTGGCGTACTGGAAAGCGGGCGTCCTGGTGCTCGCGCCGCAGGAGCACGACGCCGAACTGCGGGTGACGGTGGAGGAACTCCTTGACCGCCCCGGAAAGTGGGTAGACGGGGTGTGGATCTGGGATCTGCACAAGGGGAGCTAG
- a CDS encoding GntR family transcriptional regulator — MPGTDGPAVIRSTLRQQIADALRDEILGGRLEPGQEFTVKEIADQYGVSATPVREALVNLAAQGLLDADQHRGYRVHEHTLADYRGMLEARGLVADGIFRDLVKKGTPLGPRGQQETTAALISVRRRGEEAARAACAGDLNVLIGYDLRFWRELSALFGNPYLSDFLHRLRLQSWVCAVTYLRRAVERGDGDLRGTLWARHTELVDALAHRDPKTAHAIVDEYNAHSLALIERLAAA; from the coding sequence ATGCCCGGCACCGACGGCCCCGCCGTCATCCGCAGCACTCTGCGCCAGCAGATCGCCGACGCGCTGCGCGACGAGATCCTCGGCGGCCGTCTGGAGCCGGGCCAGGAGTTCACGGTCAAGGAGATCGCCGATCAGTACGGCGTCTCCGCGACCCCGGTCCGCGAGGCCCTGGTGAACCTCGCCGCGCAGGGCCTGCTCGACGCCGACCAGCACCGCGGCTACCGCGTCCACGAGCACACCCTCGCCGACTACCGGGGCATGCTGGAGGCCCGCGGCCTCGTCGCCGACGGAATCTTCCGCGACCTCGTGAAGAAGGGCACCCCCCTGGGGCCCAGGGGCCAGCAGGAAACCACCGCCGCCCTGATCTCCGTACGCCGCCGCGGCGAGGAAGCCGCACGCGCCGCCTGCGCGGGCGACCTGAACGTCCTCATCGGCTACGACCTCCGCTTCTGGCGCGAGCTCAGCGCCCTCTTCGGCAACCCCTACCTCTCGGACTTCCTGCACCGCCTCCGCCTGCAGTCCTGGGTCTGCGCCGTCACCTACCTCCGCCGCGCCGTCGAACGCGGCGACGGCGACCTGCGCGGCACCCTCTGGGCCCGGCACACCGAGCTCGTCGACGCCCTCGCGCACCGCGACCCCAAGACCGCGCACGCGATCGTCGACGAGTACAACGCCCACTCCCTCGCCCTCATCGAGCGGCTGGCCGCTGCATGA
- a CDS encoding MarR family winged helix-turn-helix transcriptional regulator, translated as MRERQDLFSRTALGVFRLNGQFLTVADELAKPGGLTAAWWQVLGAVLREPLPVAGIARAMGITRQSVQRIADLLVRRGLAEYVPNPAHRRAKLLRPTDEGLAAVRRISPGHAEVATRLAEALGETEFAETVRVLERLSGVLGEAVLPLLEGNPAIAGNSATDMEQPVTEP; from the coding sequence GTGCGGGAGCGGCAGGATCTGTTCTCCCGCACCGCCCTCGGCGTCTTCCGGCTCAACGGCCAGTTCCTGACGGTGGCCGACGAACTGGCCAAACCCGGTGGTCTCACCGCCGCCTGGTGGCAGGTGCTCGGCGCCGTGCTGCGCGAGCCGCTGCCCGTCGCCGGGATCGCCCGCGCGATGGGCATCACCCGGCAGAGCGTGCAGCGCATCGCCGATCTGCTCGTGCGGCGCGGCCTCGCCGAGTACGTGCCGAACCCGGCCCACCGCCGCGCCAAGCTGCTGCGCCCCACGGACGAGGGACTGGCCGCCGTCCGGCGGATCAGCCCCGGCCACGCGGAGGTGGCCACCCGGCTCGCGGAAGCCCTCGGCGAGACGGAATTCGCCGAAACGGTACGGGTGTTGGAGCGGCTTTCCGGGGTCCTGGGCGAGGCGGTCCTCCCCCTTTTGGAGGGGAATCCGGCTATCGCGGGGAATTCGGCCACGGATATGGAACAACCCGTTACGGAGCCGTAG
- a CDS encoding DJ-1/PfpI family protein: MTRKPVHLAVYDTLADWEPGYATAYLARAGYEIRTVAAGSLDPVTTVAGVRIQPDLTLADLRPEDSALLILPGADLWDTGDDLAPFGRAARAFLDADVPVAAICGATAGLAREGLLDDRAHTSAVSFYLAATGYKGGERYVDVDAVTDGGLTTAGPTEPVAFAREILGRLGAFEGEKLDAWYRLFHDSDASAYEVLES; this comes from the coding sequence ATGACCCGCAAGCCCGTGCACCTCGCCGTTTACGACACCCTCGCCGACTGGGAGCCCGGATACGCCACCGCGTACCTCGCCCGCGCCGGGTACGAGATTCGCACCGTCGCCGCCGGCTCGCTCGACCCCGTCACCACCGTGGCCGGCGTGCGCATACAGCCCGACCTGACCCTCGCAGACCTGCGGCCCGAGGACAGCGCGCTGCTGATCCTGCCGGGCGCCGACCTGTGGGACACGGGCGACGACCTCGCCCCCTTCGGCCGCGCGGCCCGCGCCTTCCTCGACGCGGACGTGCCGGTCGCCGCGATCTGCGGGGCCACCGCGGGGCTCGCCAGAGAGGGGCTGCTCGACGATCGCGCGCACACCAGCGCGGTGTCGTTCTACCTCGCGGCGACCGGCTACAAGGGCGGCGAGCGGTACGTCGACGTGGACGCCGTCACCGACGGCGGGCTGACGACGGCGGGGCCGACCGAGCCGGTGGCCTTCGCCCGCGAGATCCTCGGACGGCTCGGCGCCTTCGAGGGCGAGAAGCTCGACGCCTGGTACCGCCTGTTCCACGACTCGGACGCGTCGGCCTACGAGGTGCTGGAATCGTGA
- the map gene encoding type I methionyl aminopeptidase, producing MIEILNPTLLARAKDAGAVVADILHTLKGRSTVGTNLLDIDRWAKAMIDEAGAVSCYVDYAPSFGRGPFGHYICTAVNDAVLHGLPHDYALADGDLLTLDLAVSKDGVAADAAISFLVGSARPQESVAMIETTERALAAGIAVAGPGARIGDISHAIGTVLGDAGYSVNTEFGGHGIGSTMHQDPHVANTGRPGRGYKLRPGLLLALEPWIMADTAQLVTDDDGWTLRSATGCRTAHSEHTIAITDDGAEILTLPK from the coding sequence ATGATCGAAATCCTGAACCCCACCCTGCTGGCCCGAGCGAAGGACGCCGGCGCCGTGGTCGCCGACATCCTGCACACCCTGAAGGGCCGCAGCACGGTCGGCACGAACCTGCTGGACATCGACCGGTGGGCCAAGGCCATGATCGACGAGGCGGGGGCGGTGTCCTGCTACGTCGACTACGCGCCGTCCTTCGGGCGCGGCCCGTTCGGCCACTACATCTGCACGGCCGTCAACGACGCCGTGCTCCACGGCCTGCCGCACGACTACGCACTGGCCGACGGCGATCTGCTGACCCTCGACCTCGCCGTCTCCAAGGACGGAGTCGCGGCGGACGCCGCCATCAGTTTCCTCGTGGGATCCGCGCGGCCCCAGGAGAGCGTCGCGATGATCGAGACGACCGAGCGCGCCCTGGCCGCGGGGATCGCGGTCGCCGGGCCCGGGGCCCGCATCGGGGACATCTCGCACGCCATCGGCACGGTCCTCGGCGATGCGGGGTACTCGGTCAACACCGAGTTCGGGGGCCATGGCATCGGATCGACGATGCACCAGGACCCGCACGTCGCGAACACCGGGCGCCCCGGCCGCGGATACAAGCTGCGCCCCGGACTGCTGCTCGCGCTGGAGCCGTGGATCATGGCGGACACCGCCCAGCTCGTCACCGACGACGACGGATGGACGCTCCGCAGCGCGACCGGCTGCCGGACCGCGCACAGCGAGCACACGATCGCCATCACCGACGACGGGGCCGAGATCCTCACCTTGCCGAAGTAG
- a CDS encoding DUF4956 domain-containing protein codes for MDSAENLGQMAAHLGLDLVAVTLLTFGVFYPRHRRRELVPAYLALNVALFAVVSALASAGGNGGLALGFGLFGVLSIVRLRSDALQHQEVAYYFITLVLGLLCGLPGLDLPVAAGLAAVLLLVMYGADHPRLFAADRRAVITLDAVYREESALRDELARRLGEPLGWTVQEVDYVRDLMVLEVRFRPPEPSGGRGEFVPTEPRRRTTRSRTPAVPHPKETV; via the coding sequence ATGGACAGCGCAGAGAACCTCGGACAGATGGCGGCCCACCTCGGGCTCGATCTGGTGGCCGTGACCCTCCTGACCTTCGGGGTCTTCTATCCACGGCACCGCAGAAGGGAGTTGGTCCCCGCCTACCTCGCCCTGAACGTCGCGCTCTTCGCGGTGGTCTCCGCCCTCGCGAGCGCCGGCGGCAATGGCGGGCTCGCGCTCGGCTTCGGGCTCTTCGGGGTGCTGTCCATCGTGCGGCTCCGCTCGGACGCACTGCAGCACCAGGAAGTGGCGTACTACTTCATCACCCTCGTCCTGGGCCTCCTCTGCGGGCTCCCGGGCCTCGATCTGCCGGTCGCCGCCGGGCTCGCGGCCGTACTGCTCCTGGTGATGTACGGCGCCGACCACCCCCGCCTCTTCGCCGCCGACCGGCGCGCGGTCATCACCCTGGACGCCGTGTACCGCGAGGAGAGCGCGCTGCGCGACGAGTTGGCGCGGCGCCTCGGGGAGCCGCTCGGCTGGACCGTCCAAGAGGTCGACTACGTACGCGACCTGATGGTTTTGGAAGTCCGATTCCGGCCACCGGAACCTTCCGGGGGGCGCGGGGAGTTCGTACCCACAGAACCACGACGCCGCACGACCCGGTCCCGCACGCCTGCCGTCCCCCATCCGAAGGAGACCGTGTGA